In Acipenser ruthenus chromosome 60, fAciRut3.2 maternal haplotype, whole genome shotgun sequence, a genomic segment contains:
- the LOC117409935 gene encoding glutamate-rich WD repeat-containing protein 1 yields MGFNCFEKNGALQKRKCVVTRVLPFSKMSASGGDTFSDAEREKVEEMEDSEEEQEEMEESDGDEEGDGAGDGTVQPRVYIPGIEPLQPGEELEMDQTAYRLYHHCQTGAPCLSFDVIRDDLGENREESPLSMLLCAGTQAETAQANRLLVMRMHNLHGTKREEGEGEGSESESEGEGDEQEEKKPALELAMLPHYGAINRVRVTRVGDTPLAAVWSEKGQVEIFDLRPQLDAVHDSAIMATFLREQQKEATPLFTFTGHMTEGFAVDWSPKVPGRLATGDCKKHIHVWEPREGGAWHVDQRPFAGHTHSVEDIQWSPTEPTVFASCSVDTSIRIWDTRAPPSKACMLSVSQAHSSDVNVISWNRNEPFLLSGGDDGLLKVWDLRQFKAGRPVASFKLHSAPVSSVEWHPTDGSVFASAGSDDVVGQWDLSVESCDPGTEAGLPTLPPQVLFLHQGQTEVKEVHWHPQNSGVLICTALSGFNVFRTISV; encoded by the exons ATGGGCTTCAACTGCTTTGAAAAAAACGGGGCCTTACAAAAGAGGAAGTGCGTCGTGACGCGGGTTTTGCCCTTTTCAAAGATGTCGGCGTCGGGAGGAGACACGTTTTCCGACGCAGAGAGAGAAAAGGTTGAAGAAATGGAGGATAGCGAGGAAGAGCAGGAGGAGATGGAGGAGAGCGACGGGGACGAGGAGGGAGACGGGGCGGGAGACGGGACGGTCCAGCCTCGAGTGTATATCCCCGGAATCGAGCCGCTGCAGCCTGGAGAGGAATTAGAAATGGACCAGACCGCGTACAGACTGTACCATCATTGCCAAACCG gcgCTCCCTGTTTGAGTTTCGATGTGATCCGCGATGATCTGGGTGAAAACAGAGAAGAGTCTCCACTGTCGATGCTGCTCTGTGCTGGGACCCAGGCAGAGACTGCCCAGGCCAACAg GCTGCTGGTGATGCGAATGCACAATCTTCACGGAacgaagagagaggagggggaaggagagggttcagagagcgagagtgagggagagggagatgaaCAAGAGGAGAAGAAACCAGCCCTGGAGTTAGCCATGCTTCCCCACTACGGAGCGATCAACAGAGTCCGG GTGACTAGGGTTGGAGACACCCCATTGGCTGCTGTCTGGTCCGAGAAAGGTCAGGTGGAGATCTTTGACCTTCGACCCCAGCTGGATGCGGTCCATGACTCTGCCATCATGGCGACGTTTCTACGGGAACAGCAGAAAGAGGCCACGCCCCTATTCACCTTCACCGGTCACATGACAGAGGGATTCGCTGTTGATTGGTCACCTAAAGTACCGG gtcgCCTAGCAACAGGAGACTGTAAGAAGCACATCCACGTTTGGGAGCCCAGGGAAGGAGGGGCATGGCATGTAGACCAACGCCCCTTTGCAGGCCACACCCACTCTGTCGAAGACATCCAATGGTCTCCCACGGAACCCACG GTCTTTGCCTCATGTTCGGTGGACACCTCGATTCGGATTTGGGACACCCGCGCCCCCCCCTCCAAGGCCTGCATGCTCTCAGTCAGTCAGGCGCACTCCTCCGACGTGAACGTGATCAGCTGGAACCGGAACGAACCATTCCTGCTGTCCGGGGGGGACGACGGTCTTCTCAAGGTGTGGGATCTCAGACAGTTCAAG GCGGGACGTCCCGTGGCCAGTTTCAAGTTGCACTCTGCCCCCGTCTCCTCAGTCGAGTGGCACCCCACTGACGGCAGCGTTTTCGCTTCTGCCGGCTCCGACGACGTCGTCGGCCAATGGGATCTCTCGGTGGAGTCATGTGACCCCGGCACGGAGGCAGGGCTCCCCACCCTGCCCCCCCAGGTCCTCTTCCTGCACCAGGGTCAGACGGAGGTCAAGGAGGTGCACTGGCACCCCCAGAACAGCGGGGTGCTCATCTGCACCGCGCTCTCCGGGTTCAACGTGTTCCGGACCATCTCCGTGTGA